A genomic stretch from Bosea sp. F3-2 includes:
- the ligA gene encoding NAD-dependent DNA ligase LigA, which yields MSDAKDTALSETSIAELTPRKAKAEHKQLAAQVQAANDAYFQEDQPIMDDAAYDAKRRRLVALEEAFPELKETGGVSGKVGAKPSGKFAKIRHRVPMLSLDNAFSDEAVAEFVGRVYRFLGRKEEDGIDFTAEPKIDGLSLSLRYEKGELVAAATRGDGEEGEDVTVNARTISEIPATLAGPDVPEIAEVRGEVYLGHADFAGINERQREKGLTEFANPRNAAAGSLRQLDVGVTASRPLRFFAYAWGEMPVLPAPTQMGVVETFRRWGFRTNPLMRRCGSVEELIAQYRLIESQRATLGYDIDGVVYKVDDLALQARLGFVSRAPRWAIAHKFPAELATTVLEAIDIQVGRTGALSPVARLKPVTVGGVVVTNATLHNEDYIRGFDSKGLPIRDGTDIRIGDTVTVKRAGDVIPRVEAVDLSKRPADSKPYEFPTLCPACGSHATRELNPRTGKEDAVRRCTGGLICPAQSVERLKHFVSRDAMDIDGLGDKQIEFFHSDPELPVKEPADIFTLAQRDAANLKKLKDKEGFGAVSAKKLFDAIEDRRRPPLNRFIFGLGIRHIGETTARLLARHYGSFEALRAAGIAAADETSPERQELDAIDSVGPTVVEALIEFFGEPHNEQLLDRLLVEVAPQPLEAVASASPVAGKIVVFTGALERMTRDEAKAMAERLGAKVAGSVSSKTDLLVAGPGAGSKLKDAAKHGVEVIDEAGWFDLVGG from the coding sequence ATGAGCGACGCCAAAGACACCGCCCTCTCCGAAACGTCGATTGCCGAGCTGACGCCGCGCAAGGCGAAGGCCGAGCACAAGCAGCTCGCCGCGCAGGTGCAGGCGGCGAACGACGCCTATTTCCAGGAAGACCAGCCGATCATGGACGACGCGGCCTATGACGCGAAGCGTCGGCGACTGGTCGCGCTCGAGGAGGCCTTTCCCGAGCTGAAGGAGACCGGCGGCGTCAGCGGCAAGGTCGGCGCCAAGCCTTCCGGCAAGTTCGCCAAGATCCGGCATCGCGTGCCGATGCTATCGCTCGACAACGCCTTCTCGGACGAGGCCGTCGCCGAGTTCGTCGGCCGGGTCTACCGCTTCCTCGGCCGCAAGGAGGAGGACGGCATCGACTTCACCGCCGAGCCCAAGATCGACGGTCTGTCGCTTTCGCTGCGCTACGAGAAGGGCGAGCTGGTCGCGGCGGCGACGCGCGGCGACGGCGAGGAGGGCGAGGACGTCACCGTCAACGCCCGCACCATCTCTGAAATCCCCGCGACGCTGGCCGGGCCGGATGTTCCGGAGATCGCGGAGGTGCGGGGCGAGGTCTATCTCGGCCATGCCGATTTCGCAGGGATCAACGAACGCCAGCGCGAGAAGGGGCTGACCGAATTCGCCAATCCGCGCAACGCCGCGGCCGGCTCGCTGCGCCAGCTCGACGTAGGCGTCACCGCCTCCCGTCCCTTGCGCTTCTTCGCTTATGCCTGGGGTGAGATGCCGGTGCTGCCGGCGCCGACGCAGATGGGCGTGGTCGAGACCTTCAGGCGCTGGGGCTTCCGCACCAACCCGCTGATGCGGCGCTGCGGGAGCGTGGAGGAGCTGATCGCCCAGTATCGGCTGATCGAGAGCCAGCGCGCCACGCTCGGCTACGATATCGATGGCGTGGTCTACAAGGTCGATGATCTCGCGCTGCAGGCGCGGCTCGGCTTCGTCTCGCGGGCGCCGCGCTGGGCGATCGCCCATAAATTCCCGGCCGAGCTGGCGACGACCGTTCTGGAAGCCATCGACATCCAGGTCGGCCGCACGGGTGCGCTCTCGCCGGTGGCGCGGCTGAAGCCGGTGACGGTCGGCGGCGTCGTGGTGACCAATGCGACGCTGCACAACGAGGATTATATCCGCGGCTTCGATTCCAAGGGGCTGCCGATCCGCGACGGCACCGACATCCGCATCGGCGACACGGTGACGGTGAAGCGCGCGGGCGACGTCATCCCGCGCGTCGAGGCGGTCGATCTGTCGAAACGGCCTGCGGATTCGAAGCCCTATGAATTCCCGACGCTCTGCCCGGCCTGCGGCAGCCATGCGACGCGCGAGCTCAATCCGCGCACCGGCAAGGAGGATGCAGTGCGCCGCTGCACCGGCGGCCTGATCTGCCCGGCGCAATCGGTCGAGCGGCTGAAGCATTTCGTCTCGCGCGATGCCATGGACATCGACGGCCTCGGCGACAAGCAGATCGAGTTCTTCCACAGCGATCCCGAGTTGCCCGTGAAGGAGCCGGCGGACATCTTCACGCTGGCCCAGCGCGATGCGGCCAATCTCAAGAAGCTCAAGGACAAGGAGGGCTTCGGTGCCGTCAGCGCGAAGAAGCTGTTCGACGCGATCGAGGATCGGCGCCGGCCGCCGCTCAACCGCTTCATCTTCGGGCTCGGCATCCGCCATATCGGCGAGACGACCGCACGGCTTCTGGCGCGCCACTACGGCTCGTTCGAGGCGCTGCGGGCGGCGGGCATCGCTGCCGCCGACGAGACCTCGCCCGAGCGGCAGGAACTCGATGCCATCGACAGCGTCGGACCGACCGTGGTCGAGGCGCTGATCGAGTTCTTCGGCGAGCCGCATAACGAACAGTTGCTCGACCGGCTGCTGGTCGAGGTTGCGCCCCAGCCGCTGGAGGCGGTGGCCTCGGCCAGCCCCGTCGCCGGCAAGATCGTTGTGTTCACCGGCGCGCTGGAGCGGATGACCCGTGACGAGGCCAAGGCGATGGCCGAGCGGCTTGGTGCCAAGGTCGCGGGCTCGGTCTCGTCGAAGACGGACCTGCTCGTCGCCGGGCCGGGCGCCGGCTCCAAGCTCAAGGATGCCGCCAAGCACGGCGTCGAGGTGATCGACGAGGCCGGCTGGTTCGATCTGGTGGGTGGGTAA
- a CDS encoding AraC family transcriptional regulator: MTASADHLTEMLRGLRLDGVDYSRCQMAAPWGVAFPQSREACFHFISRGGCWLKTPAGEWLGLSDGDAVLLPRGGGHVLASSPEVVASPPCNCRVREAYGNVFDVEGGGTGEHMLLFTGRMTFNVDLDHPLLRLMPDVMQIYDFTANEPGLPHLLEAMGREVAMDRVGAGGILARLADVVAATIIRSWVEFGCGTAKGWVAAARCPTIGRVLAAIHAHPETDWTVESLAELMGASRSGFAERFAEVVGETPARYVAQVRMHQARQWLARDKLRIAVVAQRLGYESEASFSRAFKRITGLAPSQVRAAGEAPPAAMFTPSVAAAE; the protein is encoded by the coding sequence ATGACCGCTTCCGCCGATCACCTGACCGAGATGCTCCGGGGCCTGAGACTCGACGGCGTCGACTACAGCCGCTGTCAGATGGCCGCCCCCTGGGGCGTCGCTTTCCCGCAGAGCCGCGAGGCCTGCTTCCATTTCATCTCGCGCGGCGGCTGCTGGCTGAAGACGCCTGCTGGCGAATGGCTGGGGCTCAGCGACGGCGACGCCGTGCTGCTGCCGCGCGGCGGCGGCCATGTGCTGGCGAGTTCGCCGGAAGTCGTCGCGTCTCCGCCCTGCAATTGTCGGGTGCGCGAGGCCTATGGCAATGTCTTCGACGTCGAGGGCGGCGGCACGGGTGAGCATATGCTCCTCTTCACCGGGCGCATGACCTTCAATGTCGATCTCGACCACCCGCTGCTGCGGCTGATGCCGGATGTGATGCAGATCTATGATTTCACCGCCAATGAGCCCGGCCTTCCGCATCTGCTTGAGGCGATGGGCCGGGAGGTTGCGATGGACCGGGTCGGTGCCGGCGGAATTCTCGCCCGCCTCGCCGATGTCGTCGCCGCCACGATCATCCGGAGTTGGGTCGAGTTCGGCTGCGGCACCGCCAAGGGTTGGGTCGCGGCGGCGCGCTGCCCGACGATCGGCCGTGTGCTGGCGGCGATCCACGCCCATCCCGAGACCGACTGGACGGTCGAAAGCCTCGCGGAGCTGATGGGCGCCTCGCGCTCCGGCTTCGCCGAGCGTTTCGCCGAGGTCGTCGGGGAAACCCCGGCGCGCTATGTCGCGCAGGTCCGGATGCATCAGGCCCGGCAATGGCTGGCACGCGACAAGCTGCGGATCGCAGTGGTCGCCCAGCGCCTCGGCTACGAGTCCGAGGCCTCGTTCAGCCGCGCCTTCAAGCGCATCACCGGTTTGGCTCCGAGCCAGGTACGGGCGGCGGGCGAGGCGCCGCCGGCCGCGATGTTCACACCATCGGTGGCGGCAGCGGAGTAG